From Mannheimia pernigra, one genomic window encodes:
- the mlaE gene encoding lipid asymmetry maintenance ABC transporter permease subunit MlaE, with amino-acid sequence MVNFISSVGICVINFIRTFGRSAFMLWGALIGKPEFRKHKPLLIKQLYVLGVQSLLIIMLSGLFIGMVLGLQGYVVLTDFAAESSLGTLVSLSLLRELGPVVTALLFAGRAGSALTAEIGLMKATEQLSSLEMMAVDPLRRIIAPRFWAGVISMPILAAIFTAIGIWGSSLVGVDWKGVDSGSFWSVMQSSVNASDLVNGFIKSIIFAFAIVWIALFNGYDCIPTSEGISQATTKTVVNASLVILGLDFILTAIMFGG; translated from the coding sequence ATGGTTAATTTTATTAGCTCTGTTGGGATTTGTGTTATTAATTTTATCCGTACGTTTGGGCGTTCCGCTTTTATGTTATGGGGAGCATTAATTGGTAAACCTGAATTTAGAAAACACAAACCGTTATTGATTAAGCAGCTTTATGTGCTAGGGGTACAATCGCTTTTAATTATTATGCTTTCAGGCTTATTTATCGGTATGGTGTTAGGTTTACAAGGTTATGTGGTATTAACAGATTTTGCCGCTGAAAGCAGTTTGGGGACGTTAGTATCGCTTTCGCTATTGCGTGAATTAGGGCCTGTAGTTACCGCTTTATTATTTGCAGGGCGAGCTGGCTCAGCATTAACAGCAGAAATTGGTTTAATGAAAGCGACAGAGCAACTTTCCAGCCTTGAAATGATGGCCGTTGATCCATTAAGAAGAATTATTGCACCTCGCTTTTGGGCTGGAGTAATCTCAATGCCTATTTTGGCAGCCATTTTTACCGCAATTGGTATTTGGGGAAGCTCGCTTGTTGGCGTCGACTGGAAAGGTGTTGATAGTGGAAGTTTTTGGTCTGTAATGCAAAGTTCTGTTAATGCTAGCGATTTAGTTAATGGTTTCATTAAAAGTATTATTTTTGCCTTTGCTATAGTGTGGATTGCTTTATTTAATGGTTATGATTGTATACCTACTTCAGAAGGTATTAGCCAAGCAACAACAAAAACCGTGGTAAATGCATCACTTGTGATTTTAGGATTAGATTTTATTTTAACTGCGATTATGTTCGGTGGTTGA
- the mlaD gene encoding outer membrane lipid asymmetry maintenance protein MlaD, which produces MRQSIKYEFWVGLFVLLGLAALVFLGLRVANVQGFASEKTYTLYATFDNIGGLKVRSPIKVGGVVVGRVTDISLDKKSYTPKVALAVNENFNQIPDTSTLSIKTSGLLGEQYIALNVGFMIEGETAIMKEGDTFVDTNSAMVLEDLIGQFLYGDKKSDKIEGEKAVDSVTAE; this is translated from the coding sequence ATGCGTCAATCAATTAAATATGAATTCTGGGTAGGGTTATTTGTGCTACTAGGGTTAGCAGCTCTTGTCTTTTTAGGTTTAAGAGTGGCCAATGTGCAAGGGTTCGCTAGTGAGAAAACCTACACGCTTTATGCAACTTTTGACAATATTGGTGGACTAAAGGTACGTTCGCCAATAAAAGTGGGTGGCGTAGTAGTAGGGAGAGTTACAGATATTTCTCTTGACAAGAAAAGCTATACGCCTAAAGTTGCCTTAGCTGTGAATGAGAATTTTAACCAAATTCCAGATACCAGCACGCTTTCAATTAAAACCTCTGGCTTATTAGGCGAACAATATATTGCGTTAAATGTCGGCTTTATGATTGAAGGCGAAACGGCAATAATGAAAGAGGGGGATACTTTTGTAGATACTAATTCTGCAATGGTGTTGGAAGATTTAATCGGTCAGTTTTTATATGGCGATAAAAAGTCAGATAAAATTGAAGGTGAAAAAGCGGTTGATTCTGTCACGGCAGAATAA
- the mlaC gene encoding phospholipid-binding protein MlaC encodes MLKNIKKIIVTGLVAVSALFSTSAFAETSPYVLMQQTADKLFGNIKSNQSKIKSNPEYLRTIVRNDLMPYVHVKYAGQLVLGKNLSSATDAQKEAFFNAFGQFVEQSYAQVLTQYQGQNVQIESPKSVDGKSIVSIRVNVAGKGAAQPIKLDFKWRKNSRTGEWQAYDMAAEGVSMVATKQNEWAGVIRQKGIDALTAQVAQSAKQPIILK; translated from the coding sequence ATGTTAAAAAACATTAAAAAAATTATCGTAACAGGTTTAGTGGCAGTTTCTGCCTTATTCTCAACTTCTGCATTTGCGGAAACAAGTCCTTATGTATTAATGCAACAAACAGCAGATAAACTATTTGGTAATATCAAAAGCAATCAAAGTAAAATTAAATCAAATCCTGAATATTTGCGTACTATCGTGCGTAACGATTTAATGCCATACGTCCACGTTAAATATGCAGGTCAGTTAGTATTAGGTAAAAATTTATCTTCTGCAACGGACGCACAAAAAGAAGCCTTTTTTAACGCATTTGGTCAATTTGTCGAGCAATCTTATGCACAAGTATTAACTCAATATCAAGGTCAAAATGTACAAATTGAAAGCCCAAAATCAGTTGATGGTAAATCAATTGTAAGCATTCGTGTGAATGTAGCAGGAAAAGGTGCTGCACAGCCAATTAAATTAGATTTTAAATGGCGTAAAAACAGTAGAACAGGTGAATGGCAAGCATACGATATGGCTGCTGAAGGCGTGAGTATGGTTGCAACTAAACAAAATGAATGGGCAGGTGTTATTCGTCAAAAAGGTATTGATGCTTTAACTGCTCAAGTTGCTCAATCAGCAAAACAGCCTATTATCTTAAAATAA
- a CDS encoding STAS domain-containing protein, with amino-acid sequence MPQKKLQWDVQQNNESLFVKLSGELTRDTLLPLWEQRASFLSPKTTQRLYWDLKEITRVDSAGFTLLAELLNHYHKIIPNSLIHTPDSVRTLAELYDLNDWFEQFII; translated from the coding sequence ATGCCGCAAAAAAAATTACAATGGGATGTTCAGCAAAACAATGAAAGTCTTTTTGTGAAACTATCGGGCGAATTAACTCGTGACACGTTGCTTCCATTGTGGGAGCAACGTGCTTCTTTTTTATCTCCTAAAACTACTCAAAGATTGTATTGGGATTTAAAAGAGATCACGCGTGTTGATTCTGCTGGTTTTACATTACTTGCTGAATTATTAAATCACTATCATAAAATCATACCAAATAGCTTAATCCATACACCAGATTCTGTGAGAACATTAGCAGAACTGTACGATTTAAACGATTGGTTTGAGCAATTTATTATTTAG
- a CDS encoding BolA family protein, which translates to MTPSQIEEILKQSLTDVAEVYAQGENAHFGVIVVSDSIASLSKVKQQQAVYAPLSDYFTTNEIHALTIKVFSTEKWKTERLLNMVG; encoded by the coding sequence ATGACCCCATCACAAATTGAAGAAATTTTAAAACAAAGCTTAACCGATGTTGCGGAAGTGTATGCACAAGGCGAAAATGCACATTTTGGCGTTATTGTCGTCAGTGATAGCATCGCTTCACTTTCAAAAGTAAAACAGCAGCAAGCTGTTTATGCACCATTATCAGACTATTTCACTACAAATGAAATTCACGCATTAACGATCAAAGTATTCAGTACAGAAAAATGGAAAACTGAGCGTTTACTAAATATGGTAGGATAA
- the murA gene encoding UDP-N-acetylglucosamine 1-carboxyvinyltransferase: MEKFRVYGPFSLSGTVDISGAKNAALPILFASILAEKPVTLKNVPDLKDVDTTFKILRQLGVMVEKAEKGVVYIDASNINNYVAPYELVKTMRASIWALAPLVARFQVGQVSLPGGCTIGARPVDMHISGLEKMGARIELDEGYVKATSRGRLNGARVYMDKVSVGATLSVMMAATLAKGTTVIENAAREPEIVDTADFLNAMGAKISGAGSDMITIEGVEHLGGCEHSVVPDRIETGTFLVAAAVSGGHITCRGTKADTLDAVIEKLREAGMQIDVTEDTITLDSFGRRPKAVNIRTMPHPGFPTDMQAQFTLLNAVADGTSRITETIFENRFMHIPELIRMGAKAEIEGNSAICYGVDRLKSAEVMATDLRASISLVLAGCIANGETIVDRIYHIDRGYEHIEEKLRRLGARIERFSTPSEDE, from the coding sequence ATGGAAAAATTTCGTGTGTACGGGCCATTCTCTCTGAGTGGAACGGTAGATATTTCAGGTGCCAAAAATGCAGCCCTGCCTATTTTATTTGCATCTATTTTAGCTGAAAAACCGGTGACATTAAAAAATGTACCTGATTTAAAAGACGTTGATACCACTTTTAAAATTTTACGCCAATTAGGCGTGATGGTTGAGAAAGCAGAAAAAGGCGTTGTATATATTGATGCAAGTAACATTAATAACTACGTTGCACCATACGAATTAGTCAAAACAATGAGAGCTTCTATTTGGGCATTAGCACCGTTGGTTGCACGTTTCCAAGTTGGACAAGTTTCATTGCCAGGTGGCTGTACTATTGGTGCTAGACCTGTTGATATGCACATTTCTGGCTTAGAGAAAATGGGCGCTAGAATTGAATTAGATGAAGGCTATGTAAAAGCAACCTCTCGTGGGCGTTTAAACGGTGCCAGAGTTTATATGGATAAAGTAAGCGTAGGGGCAACCTTATCAGTGATGATGGCTGCAACCCTTGCAAAAGGGACTACTGTAATTGAAAATGCCGCACGTGAGCCAGAAATTGTGGATACTGCCGATTTCTTAAATGCAATGGGTGCAAAAATTTCTGGTGCAGGTAGCGATATGATCACGATTGAAGGCGTTGAACATTTAGGCGGCTGTGAGCATAGCGTAGTGCCAGATCGTATCGAAACGGGTACTTTTTTAGTGGCAGCAGCAGTATCGGGCGGCCACATTACTTGTCGCGGTACTAAAGCAGATACGCTTGATGCAGTAATTGAAAAATTACGTGAGGCGGGTATGCAAATTGATGTGACTGAAGATACCATCACACTAGATTCATTTGGTCGTCGCCCGAAAGCAGTGAATATCCGTACAATGCCACATCCAGGTTTTCCAACAGATATGCAAGCTCAATTTACGTTGTTAAATGCGGTAGCAGATGGTACAAGTCGTATTACTGAAACGATTTTTGAGAACCGTTTTATGCATATTCCAGAGCTTATTCGTATGGGAGCTAAAGCTGAAATTGAAGGCAACTCCGCGATTTGCTATGGTGTAGATCGATTAAAATCAGCAGAAGTGATGGCAACCGATCTTCGTGCTTCAATTAGTTTAGTATTGGCAGGTTGTATTGCAAATGGTGAAACTATTGTTGATCGCATTTATCATATCGATCGGGGTTATGAACATATTGAAGAAAAATTACGCAGACTTGGGGCAAGAATAGAACGATTTTCCACGCCATCTGAAGATGAGTAA
- the ruvC gene encoding crossover junction endodeoxyribonuclease RuvC, with translation MSIILGIDPGSRVTGYGVIRQKGRHLEYLGSGAIRTTADDLPTRLKRIYAGVSEIITQFHPDMFAIEQVFMAKNPDSALKLGQARGTAIVAAVNHDLPVFEYAARLVKQTVTGIGSADKVQVQDMVTRMLQLSAQPQADAADALAIAITHAHSIQHSLIVAKQSQQRVNSEKEQILALIKTRYSRGRFRLKA, from the coding sequence ATGTCTATTATTTTAGGAATTGATCCTGGCTCTCGGGTAACAGGTTATGGTGTCATTCGCCAAAAGGGGCGGCATCTAGAATATCTTGGAAGCGGTGCAATTCGCACAACAGCTGACGATTTACCTACCCGCCTTAAACGTATTTATGCTGGCGTGAGCGAAATTATCACCCAATTTCACCCAGATATGTTTGCAATTGAGCAAGTCTTTATGGCGAAAAACCCCGATTCAGCTTTAAAACTTGGGCAAGCACGGGGCACTGCGATTGTAGCGGCAGTTAATCACGATTTGCCAGTCTTTGAATATGCAGCAAGACTCGTGAAACAAACAGTTACAGGGATTGGTTCAGCAGATAAAGTGCAGGTTCAAGATATGGTAACGCGAATGCTACAACTTTCTGCCCAGCCACAAGCTGATGCCGCTGATGCGTTAGCAATTGCTATTACTCACGCTCATTCTATACAGCACTCATTAATTGTGGCAAAACAAAGCCAACAACGTGTAAATAGTGAGAAAGAGCAAATTTTGGCTCTAATAAAAACTCGTTATAGTAGAGGAAGATTTAGGTTGAAAGCATAA
- the ugpB gene encoding sn-glycerol-3-phosphate ABC transporter substrate-binding protein UgpB, with amino-acid sequence MKRLLTKTALITAITLGTPAYAATEIQWWHSMGGALNDWVNGLAQEFNDSQKEYKVVPVFKGSYPEAMAAGIAAVRAGNAPDILQVYEVGTASMIYAKGVTKSVTQIMKDADLKFSPSDYIPAISSYYTAPNGEMLSLPFNSSTAVLYYNKDAFQKAGLDPETAPKTWKDVRAVTEKLKQSGSTCPLTVSWMGWTQLENFSAWHDVPFATKNNGFDALDAELTFNSELHVRHIDNLADMAKNNLFVYKGRESSSQPAFASGECAIFIGSSGSYSGIKRDAKFAFGESTLPYYDDVAAAPQNTMIGGASLWVLAGKPDSNYKGIAQFFDFLSKPEVQAKSHMTTGYLPVTLKAYEITEKSGYYTQNPGTDVPVEQMVRKTTERTRGIRLGNMPQIRTIVDEELEQVWTGKKTAQQALDNAVKRGNELLERFRNVNK; translated from the coding sequence ATGAAACGCTTATTGACTAAAACAGCATTAATCACTGCAATCACATTAGGAACCCCAGCGTATGCTGCGACAGAAATTCAATGGTGGCATTCAATGGGAGGGGCATTAAATGATTGGGTAAATGGTTTAGCACAAGAATTTAATGATAGCCAAAAAGAGTATAAAGTTGTGCCTGTTTTTAAAGGCTCTTACCCTGAGGCGATGGCGGCGGGAATTGCTGCAGTAAGAGCTGGTAATGCACCGGATATTCTACAAGTGTATGAAGTCGGTACTGCATCAATGATCTATGCAAAAGGGGTGACAAAATCTGTTACACAAATTATGAAAGATGCCGACCTGAAGTTTAGCCCGTCAGATTATATTCCAGCTATAAGTAGCTATTACACTGCCCCAAATGGCGAAATGCTCTCTCTCCCTTTTAACAGTTCGACAGCTGTGCTTTATTACAATAAAGATGCTTTCCAAAAAGCAGGGTTAGACCCTGAAACAGCACCAAAAACGTGGAAAGATGTTCGTGCGGTCACCGAAAAATTAAAACAGTCTGGTAGCACTTGTCCTTTAACCGTGTCTTGGATGGGCTGGACGCAATTAGAAAACTTCTCTGCGTGGCACGATGTTCCTTTTGCAACTAAAAATAATGGTTTTGACGCTTTAGATGCAGAATTAACCTTTAACTCTGAATTACACGTTCGCCATATTGATAACTTAGCGGATATGGCAAAAAACAACTTGTTTGTTTATAAAGGGCGTGAAAGTAGCTCTCAACCTGCATTTGCTTCAGGCGAATGTGCGATTTTCATCGGTTCGTCAGGCTCTTATTCAGGCATTAAACGTGATGCCAAATTTGCTTTCGGTGAATCAACTCTACCATATTACGATGATGTTGCAGCCGCTCCTCAAAATACAATGATTGGTGGTGCAAGTTTGTGGGTATTGGCAGGTAAGCCAGACTCTAACTACAAAGGTATTGCACAATTCTTTGACTTCCTTTCTAAACCTGAAGTACAAGCCAAAAGCCATATGACTACAGGTTATTTGCCAGTTACGTTGAAAGCCTATGAAATCACAGAAAAATCAGGGTATTACACACAAAACCCAGGGACAGATGTGCCTGTAGAACAAATGGTTCGTAAAACAACTGAGCGTACTCGTGGTATCCGTTTAGGTAATATGCCGCAAATTCGTACGATTGTTGATGAAGAGCTAGAACAAGTCTGGACGGGTAAGAAAACCGCTCAACAAGCACTGGATAATGCCGTTAAGCGTGGTAATGAGCTACTAGAAAGATTTAGAAATGTAAATAAATAA
- the ugpA gene encoding sn-glycerol-3-phosphate ABC transporter permease UgpA, translating into MTRYTGYRFLSWLLLLPQLLIIGIFFYWPAIQALYQSFQMQDMFGITSYWVGFDNFKRLWNDPTYWESVYTTIYFSFWVTLLALVLSLLLAFFMYRITTGAVYYRTFLILPYAVSPIVVGVLWAFMFSPSFGVIAYALKQIGIEWNHQMNDSQAMWLVILASVWKQISYNFLFFYAGLQAIPKSLIEAAAIDGAGPWRRFFTIQFPLLWPTTFFLCVINIVYVFFDTFAIIDSLTEGGPGKSTSTLVYRIYVEGFKSMDYGSSAAQSVILMTAVLLLTLVQFKYMDKKGGH; encoded by the coding sequence ATGACAAGATATACAGGATATCGTTTTTTATCGTGGTTACTGTTATTGCCCCAATTATTGATTATTGGCATTTTTTTCTACTGGCCTGCAATACAGGCGTTATACCAATCATTTCAAATGCAAGATATGTTTGGTATAACCAGTTACTGGGTAGGGTTCGATAATTTCAAACGTTTATGGAATGATCCAACCTATTGGGAATCAGTTTATACCACCATTTACTTTTCCTTTTGGGTCACCTTACTTGCGTTAGTACTTTCCTTGCTGCTCGCCTTTTTTATGTATCGCATCACAACAGGTGCTGTTTATTACCGCACTTTTTTAATTTTACCTTATGCGGTTTCACCTATTGTTGTGGGTGTTTTATGGGCATTTATGTTTTCTCCCTCTTTTGGTGTGATTGCTTATGCATTAAAGCAAATCGGCATTGAGTGGAACCACCAAATGAATGATTCACAGGCGATGTGGCTTGTGATTTTAGCCTCAGTCTGGAAACAAATTTCTTATAATTTCCTATTCTTCTATGCAGGCTTACAAGCGATTCCTAAATCACTGATTGAAGCCGCTGCGATAGACGGTGCAGGCCCTTGGCGACGCTTTTTTACCATTCAATTTCCGCTACTTTGGCCAACAACCTTTTTTCTTTGTGTCATTAATATTGTTTATGTGTTCTTTGATACTTTCGCCATTATTGATTCTTTAACAGAAGGCGGACCGGGTAAATCCACATCGACACTCGTATATCGTATTTATGTAGAGGGTTTTAAATCGATGGATTACGGCAGTTCCGCAGCACAATCGGTGATTTTAATGACAGCTGTATTATTGCTGACCTTGGTGCAATTTAAATATATGGATAAAAAGGGAGGGCATTAA
- the ugpE gene encoding sn-glycerol-3-phosphate ABC transporter permease UgpE: MVENRPWLNFFSHCSLWIAVLLICFPIYLAFVASTHTETDVISVPISLLPGDQIIQNYTTALWGSEFSATALPVSRMLWVTFVMTMLIAVGKITISLLSAFAIVYFRFPLRGLIFILIFVTLMLPVEVRIIPTYEVVVNLHLINSYAGLTIPLIASATATFLFRQFFATVPQELLEASKMDGAKAMTFFKDILVPLSIPSIAALFVIQFIYGWNQYLWPLLMTTSEDMFSLGIGVRKMLDTGGGPISWNVVMASVILMLIPPTLVILLMQKWLVKGLIDSEK, encoded by the coding sequence ATGGTTGAAAATCGTCCTTGGTTGAATTTCTTTTCCCATTGCAGTTTATGGATTGCGGTATTACTTATCTGTTTTCCGATTTATTTGGCATTTGTAGCTTCTACGCATACGGAAACGGATGTGATTTCCGTACCGATTTCACTTCTGCCGGGCGATCAAATTATTCAGAACTATACGACCGCCCTTTGGGGGAGCGAATTTTCAGCCACCGCATTGCCGGTTTCTCGAATGCTTTGGGTCACCTTTGTGATGACAATGCTCATCGCTGTGGGGAAAATCACGATTTCTTTGCTCTCTGCTTTTGCAATCGTTTACTTCCGTTTCCCATTGAGAGGGTTAATTTTTATCCTGATTTTCGTCACGCTGATGTTACCAGTTGAGGTTCGAATTATCCCAACTTATGAAGTGGTGGTGAATTTGCATTTAATTAATAGTTATGCAGGTTTAACCATACCGTTAATTGCTTCTGCTACCGCAACATTTTTATTCCGCCAATTCTTTGCTACCGTGCCGCAAGAGTTATTGGAAGCGTCAAAAATGGACGGAGCAAAGGCAATGACATTCTTTAAAGATATTCTTGTGCCACTTTCTATTCCAAGTATTGCAGCATTGTTTGTGATCCAATTTATTTATGGCTGGAACCAATATTTATGGCCACTATTAATGACCACCAGCGAAGATATGTTCTCGTTGGGTATCGGCGTGCGAAAAATGCTGGATACAGGCGGCGGGCCTATTAGCTGGAATGTAGTGATGGCAAGCGTGATATTGATGCTTATCCCACCAACCCTTGTGATCTTATTGATGCAAAAATGGTTAGTGAAAGGACTAATTGATTCAGAAAAATAA
- a CDS encoding ABC transporter ATP-binding protein yields MATLELKNITKHYGTAKKPQDLILKGINIEVEAGEFIVVVGPSGCGKSTLLRLIAGLETPTSDDILIGNCNVTQLEPSQRNIAMVFQNYALYPHMTVRENMAYGIKLAKMPTTEIEQRINEAAKMLELEAYLDKKPKELSGGQRQRVAMGRAIVRKPILFLFDEPLSNLDAKLRTSTRLEIRRRHNRIGVTSLYVTHDQTEAMTLADRIIVMNKGKIEQFDTPENIFSRPASIFVANFIGLPAMNLLNVEVKGNDVYCDRQLLKGVSAPSSIKAQGGGNWILGIRPEYITLVENKTEHSWDALISISELLGSEQLIYGKLGQQPIIIRYNQIRTDLLHHEISDTFHIEADLSQLHWFNSITGLRQE; encoded by the coding sequence ATGGCAACACTTGAATTAAAAAATATTACCAAACATTATGGAACGGCAAAAAAACCGCAAGATTTGATTTTAAAAGGTATCAATATAGAAGTAGAGGCAGGGGAATTTATTGTCGTGGTTGGTCCGTCTGGCTGTGGGAAATCTACGCTATTACGCCTTATTGCCGGTTTAGAAACGCCTACAAGCGATGATATTTTGATTGGAAATTGCAATGTTACGCAATTAGAGCCTTCACAACGCAATATCGCAATGGTGTTTCAAAACTACGCCCTTTATCCACATATGACAGTGCGTGAAAATATGGCTTATGGCATTAAACTTGCCAAAATGCCTACCACTGAAATTGAACAACGCATCAACGAGGCTGCCAAAATGTTAGAGCTCGAGGCTTATTTAGATAAAAAACCGAAAGAGTTATCCGGTGGTCAAAGACAGCGTGTTGCAATGGGGCGAGCCATTGTACGTAAACCCATTCTCTTTTTATTTGATGAGCCACTCTCAAATTTAGATGCGAAATTACGCACATCAACCCGTTTGGAAATTCGCCGTCGTCATAATCGAATTGGGGTGACCTCACTCTATGTTACCCACGATCAAACAGAGGCAATGACACTGGCGGATCGCATTATTGTGATGAATAAAGGCAAAATTGAGCAATTTGATACACCAGAAAATATCTTCTCTCGCCCAGCTTCAATTTTTGTCGCTAACTTTATTGGTTTACCTGCAATGAATTTATTAAATGTTGAAGTGAAAGGCAACGATGTTTACTGTGATAGGCAATTACTAAAAGGTGTATCTGCGCCAAGTAGTATTAAAGCACAAGGTGGCGGGAATTGGATTTTAGGCATTCGACCAGAGTATATTACTTTGGTGGAAAACAAAACAGAACATAGTTGGGACGCTTTAATTTCTATTAGTGAATTATTAGGTTCTGAGCAGTTAATTTACGGCAAATTAGGGCAGCAGCCGATAATTATTCGCTACAATCAAATTCGTACAGATTTATTACATCACGAAATTTCTGACACATTCCATATTGAAGCTGATTTATCACAACTACATTGGTTTAATTCGATAACGGGTTTACGCCAAGAATAA
- a CDS encoding glycerophosphodiester phosphodiesterase family protein, translating into MSYPYPKLIAHRGGGNQAPENTLAAFQLGLQHGYKMFECDAKLSADEQLFLLHDDTLDRTTSGKGSAKIEWQTLNQLDAGSWFSREFQQESIPLLEKIVPFVLENNCFLNVEIKPNPNQDYKTGMACAKFLEQFVNAESKEHCPLLLSSFSEDALKGAYDAHTSIPRALLLEKWRDSAWETVSELACSGFVLNYKIVTKELVEKCHKIQRFVMVYTANEEKEVATLFENGVDSIITDNMQLAKLYLDKN; encoded by the coding sequence ATGTCATACCCATATCCAAAACTGATTGCCCATCGAGGTGGTGGCAACCAAGCACCTGAAAATACACTCGCTGCTTTCCAACTTGGCTTGCAACACGGCTATAAGATGTTTGAATGCGATGCCAAATTATCTGCAGATGAACAGCTATTTTTATTACACGACGATACTTTAGACAGAACTACTTCAGGAAAAGGCAGTGCAAAAATTGAGTGGCAAACCTTAAATCAGCTTGATGCTGGCAGTTGGTTTAGCCGTGAATTTCAGCAAGAATCAATCCCATTATTAGAGAAAATAGTGCCATTTGTATTGGAAAATAACTGTTTTTTGAATGTAGAAATTAAGCCAAATCCTAACCAAGATTATAAAACAGGTATGGCGTGTGCCAAATTTCTTGAGCAATTTGTAAATGCTGAAAGCAAAGAACATTGCCCGCTTTTGCTCTCCTCATTTAGTGAAGATGCCCTCAAAGGGGCTTATGATGCACACACTTCTATTCCAAGAGCATTGCTATTGGAGAAGTGGCGAGATTCTGCTTGGGAAACGGTAAGTGAATTGGCGTGTAGTGGTTTTGTGCTAAATTATAAAATTGTGACCAAAGAGCTTGTTGAAAAATGCCATAAAATTCAACGGTTTGTAATGGTTTATACGGCAAATGAAGAGAAAGAAGTGGCAACATTATTTGAAAACGGGGTAGATAGTATTATTACGGATAATATGCAATTGGCGAAATTATATCTCGATAAAAATTAG
- a CDS encoding YebC/PmpR family DNA-binding transcriptional regulator — protein sequence MAGHSKWANIKHRKAAQDAQRGKIFTKLIRELVTAAKLGGGDVNANPRLRSAVDKALSSNMTRDTINRAIERGVGGGDDTNMETKIYEGYGPGGTAVMVECLSDNANRTISQVRPSFTKCGGNLGTEGSVGYLFSKKGLILIASGDEDALTEAAIESGADDIQVQEDGSFEIYTAWEDLGDVRDGIEQAGFKIESAEVTMIPSTTVELDAETAPKLLDLINRLEDCDDVQNVYHNGEISDEVAALL from the coding sequence ATGGCAGGCCATAGTAAGTGGGCAAATATTAAACACCGCAAAGCAGCACAAGATGCACAACGCGGTAAAATTTTCACAAAATTAATTCGTGAATTAGTAACAGCTGCAAAATTAGGCGGAGGTGATGTGAATGCAAACCCTCGCTTACGTTCAGCCGTTGATAAAGCGTTATCAAGCAATATGACGCGTGATACCATCAACCGTGCAATTGAACGTGGTGTAGGCGGTGGCGATGACACCAATATGGAAACCAAAATCTACGAAGGTTACGGTCCAGGCGGCACAGCGGTGATGGTGGAGTGTTTAAGCGATAACGCCAACCGCACCATTTCACAAGTTCGCCCAAGTTTTACCAAGTGCGGCGGCAACTTAGGCACCGAAGGTTCTGTAGGTTATCTGTTCAGCAAAAAAGGCTTAATTTTAATTGCTTCTGGCGATGAAGATGCTTTAACGGAAGCGGCAATCGAATCTGGAGCTGATGATATTCAAGTTCAAGAAGACGGTTCATTTGAAATCTACACCGCTTGGGAAGATTTAGGCGATGTGCGTGATGGCATTGAGCAAGCAGGTTTTAAAATTGAATCTGCAGAAGTCACAATGATTCCATCAACCACCGTTGAACTTGATGCGGAAACTGCCCCAAAACTACTTGATTTAATCAACCGCCTTGAAGATTGTGATGATGTGCAAAACGTATACCACAACGGCGAAATCAGCGATGAAGTAGCGGCGTTGCTTTAA